One window of Dyadobacter sandarakinus genomic DNA carries:
- a CDS encoding outer membrane beta-barrel protein: protein MHKVLPYLTICLLLIFNNAVAQRDTLVWKPGLKLQSSDFVIDPSSVNIFNDISLVYGYRLQPGKPGKFLLIVNTAAVLNRKTSSLPDSSDTALRYVQIQFDLSGYHSRLIKLKASELGEISGRLVAAKMDSITFQANQEVSVLKKAFAEEFFRHPNKETLQKWEMKISDLLTSTPEIDEERIPGKLTYGLFAGVGHNIFKSKTSENFTNATGINFGLNYDIKKSRFVIDLNLNFNKTKQELEKNGYWPSGMKTHFASIELTYGYKINKNKWLLAPYGGFSINEFTPAKTNKEDKRRMAGYSPVLGLEINRYFKTMADLHEKARIYYKLRMSVNPTNLIKDYAGTQLNIKLAIGFDAVRIKTRLVKKV from the coding sequence GTGCATAAAGTTCTCCCCTATTTGACCATTTGCCTATTATTAATTTTCAACAATGCTGTCGCTCAACGCGATACACTCGTATGGAAGCCCGGATTGAAGTTGCAAAGCAGTGATTTTGTGATTGACCCATCTTCCGTAAATATTTTCAATGACATTTCCCTGGTGTATGGCTATCGGCTGCAACCGGGCAAGCCGGGTAAATTCCTTTTGATTGTCAATACCGCTGCTGTTTTAAACCGGAAAACGTCAAGTCTACCCGACTCTTCGGACACCGCTTTGCGCTATGTCCAGATTCAGTTTGATTTATCGGGATACCATAGCAGGCTCATCAAATTAAAGGCATCTGAATTGGGTGAAATAAGCGGCAGACTGGTTGCAGCGAAGATGGATTCAATTACATTTCAAGCGAACCAGGAAGTATCGGTTTTAAAAAAAGCATTTGCTGAGGAATTCTTCCGGCACCCCAATAAAGAGACTTTGCAAAAGTGGGAAATGAAAATCAGTGACCTATTAACAAGTACTCCCGAAATTGATGAAGAAAGAATACCGGGCAAGTTAACTTATGGGCTTTTTGCCGGTGTTGGGCATAATATATTTAAAAGTAAAACCAGCGAAAACTTCACCAATGCAACCGGAATCAACTTTGGTCTCAATTATGATATAAAGAAATCACGATTCGTAATTGATTTGAATTTGAATTTCAATAAAACGAAACAGGAACTGGAAAAGAATGGGTACTGGCCGTCGGGGATGAAAACACACTTTGCATCCATTGAACTTACCTACGGATATAAAATCAATAAAAACAAATGGTTGCTGGCGCCCTATGGGGGATTTTCCATCAATGAATTTACACCAGCCAAAACAAATAAGGAAGACAAGCGACGCATGGCAGGATACAGCCCGGTATTGGGTTTGGAAATTAACCGGTACTTCAAAACCATGGCTGATTTGCACGAAAAGGCACGTATTTATTACAAGCTCAGGATGTCTGTGAATCCGACAAACCTGATTAAAGACTACGCAGGTACTCAATTGAATATAAAGCTAGCGATCGGATTTGATGCTGTAAGGATCAAAACCAGGCTTGTTAAAAAAGTGTAA
- a CDS encoding TatD family hydrolase, with the protein MIETHAHIYSEEYNDDRPAMLERAWKAGIEQIWMPNCDHATIDGMMKLAEAFPGKCLPMIGLHPVYVKNDFEKELQIMEDWLSRAEFIAIGEIGMDLYWDVTFREQQEKAFLYQCGLARRHDLWIDIHSRNAFWEVVKLIEDFADPELKGIFHCFTGTLEEVKKAIELGFKLGIGGVATFKNGGLDKVLPHIGLEHLVLETDSPYLAPVPFRGKRNEAAYIELVAQRVGDLTQTSKEEVVAVTTRNALQLLKSADHGL; encoded by the coding sequence ATGATTGAAACACACGCTCACATTTACAGTGAGGAATACAATGACGACCGGCCTGCCATGCTGGAAAGAGCCTGGAAAGCAGGTATCGAACAGATTTGGATGCCGAATTGCGACCATGCGACGATTGACGGCATGATGAAGCTCGCAGAAGCTTTTCCGGGAAAGTGCCTGCCCATGATCGGACTGCACCCGGTATATGTTAAAAATGATTTCGAAAAAGAACTTCAGATCATGGAAGACTGGCTTTCCAGGGCTGAATTCATCGCCATCGGGGAAATCGGCATGGATCTGTACTGGGATGTAACCTTTCGCGAGCAGCAGGAAAAAGCTTTTTTGTACCAGTGCGGTCTGGCCCGCAGGCATGATCTCTGGATTGACATTCACAGCCGCAATGCATTCTGGGAGGTTGTGAAACTGATTGAGGACTTTGCTGATCCGGAGCTGAAAGGTATTTTTCATTGTTTTACAGGAACGTTGGAAGAAGTTAAAAAAGCAATTGAGCTTGGATTCAAGCTTGGAATCGGGGGCGTGGCTACCTTCAAGAATGGGGGATTGGACAAAGTGCTTCCTCATATCGGCCTCGAACATCTTGTACTTGAAACCGACAGCCCGTACCTGGCCCCGGTCCCTTTCCGGGGTAAAAGAAATGAAGCAGCCTATATAGAACTGGTGGCGCAGCGGGTAGGAGACCTGACACAGACCAGTAAAGAAGAAGTAGTGGCTGTCACAACCCGGAATGCATTGCAACTGCTAAAAAGTGCGGATCATGGATTATAA
- a CDS encoding phage head spike fiber domain-containing protein, with translation MTEQLTTPLKSFDFRQLPTSASADINFSRTSEASFYGSDGYLHFAQPGYNMLINSQDLSANGWNQVGTSVSATGSVPAADGSYTASKVSEKTVSGEHRVSQSVTVVKGRPVTISIYVKAGTRSKIQFSFVTNTSFTGGNPGVRFNLSNGSFISSSSNVTSYQAVNAGDGWWRLRVTATPDRGSSTGMHLYLLNDDTEMSYGVSTSRYIYAWGAQIEQSATMSAYTPTTVAPYFGLRYHYDLAGTPSLSGVLIEPAGTNLIRYSHNIDNVAWQRRNISVGSSGTRSPDGTLNAFKIKEDYNTSMHYVAPNDNVAVLSGSTYTLSAFLKAAERKWAYFNISGLTVHFDLGNGVVGIQHDAFTNAGMEKAGGGWYRCFATFVASGSSVSTKIGPELVNGTTSYKGDGSGGILMWGVQLEKSKAMTSYIRTKGSAASRGEDSVTLTKPTADDHNVLIQRTSGETWIKDLSGNLDVPTSGSTVKMVAFYDTSESAPVQEAPSSGVTFKYATVGPSNTLVSIFAQRYMAQTPNKSWSLQQATNVASPVFRFEIRSGDRWSGDLSNEKIKERCEFYMKSGDVPFDKDVWLSYSIRIAPGAISQMSPTDFCYLGQFHATEDSGEMSTGPVLGVRLEGGDKIAVYTASSTQNPIKTAPTYIKRAIGTFTRGQWHRIVMRIRFSPTRGQLQWWQNGQEMVNVSNIGIGYVDKLGPYWKFGIYRMAKPETLVVEYANMELSYTSSLYGRVSKPLTIA, from the coding sequence ATGACTGAACAATTAACAACCCCGCTGAAATCCTTCGATTTCAGGCAGCTACCCACGTCTGCCAGCGCCGACATTAATTTTTCGCGAACGAGCGAAGCTTCCTTTTACGGGTCCGATGGCTATCTTCATTTTGCCCAGCCCGGTTACAACATGCTCATCAACAGCCAGGATTTATCAGCCAATGGCTGGAACCAGGTTGGTACATCAGTTTCCGCTACGGGCAGCGTTCCTGCCGCCGACGGCTCGTACACAGCCAGTAAAGTTTCCGAGAAAACCGTTTCAGGTGAGCACAGGGTATCCCAGAGTGTTACGGTGGTGAAAGGAAGGCCGGTTACGATCAGTATCTATGTAAAAGCAGGCACGCGGAGTAAGATCCAGTTCAGCTTTGTAACCAATACCTCCTTTACAGGCGGTAATCCCGGGGTTCGGTTTAATCTTTCCAATGGAAGTTTTATTTCATCAAGCTCCAATGTAACCAGCTACCAGGCGGTAAATGCAGGAGACGGATGGTGGCGCCTCCGGGTAACAGCCACGCCTGACCGCGGATCATCCACCGGTATGCACCTGTATCTGCTCAATGATGATACAGAGATGAGCTACGGGGTTAGTACCAGCAGGTACATATATGCCTGGGGTGCGCAAATCGAGCAGAGCGCTACCATGTCTGCATATACGCCTACCACGGTAGCTCCCTACTTTGGTCTCCGGTACCACTACGACCTTGCCGGCACACCATCCCTGAGCGGAGTGCTCATTGAGCCTGCGGGAACCAATCTGATCAGGTATTCCCACAATATCGACAATGTCGCATGGCAAAGACGGAACATCAGCGTGGGTTCAAGCGGTACCCGCTCTCCTGACGGTACATTGAATGCTTTCAAGATCAAGGAAGATTACAATACTTCCATGCACTACGTGGCACCCAATGACAACGTGGCTGTTTTGTCCGGAAGTACCTATACGCTGAGCGCATTTCTGAAAGCAGCCGAGCGTAAGTGGGCCTACTTCAACATCAGCGGTCTTACCGTGCACTTTGACCTTGGCAATGGCGTGGTAGGCATTCAGCATGATGCTTTTACCAATGCAGGAATGGAAAAAGCCGGAGGCGGCTGGTACCGGTGTTTTGCCACTTTTGTAGCGTCGGGTTCATCTGTAAGTACCAAAATAGGGCCCGAACTTGTAAACGGCACCACTTCTTACAAAGGTGACGGAAGTGGGGGAATTCTCATGTGGGGTGTGCAGCTTGAAAAAAGCAAGGCCATGACCAGCTACATCCGCACAAAAGGAAGCGCCGCTAGCCGGGGCGAAGACTCAGTGACACTCACCAAACCTACTGCTGATGATCATAATGTACTGATACAAAGAACAAGTGGTGAAACATGGATCAAGGATCTGAGCGGCAACCTGGATGTGCCGACCTCCGGAAGCACGGTGAAGATGGTTGCATTTTACGACACAAGCGAATCGGCCCCGGTTCAGGAAGCGCCATCGTCTGGCGTCACATTCAAGTATGCAACCGTAGGACCGAGCAATACGCTCGTTTCCATTTTTGCACAGCGGTACATGGCGCAAACGCCAAATAAATCCTGGTCGCTTCAACAGGCAACGAATGTGGCTTCTCCTGTTTTCAGGTTTGAGATCAGGTCGGGCGACCGCTGGTCCGGAGATCTTTCCAATGAAAAAATCAAGGAGCGCTGCGAGTTTTACATGAAAAGCGGCGATGTACCTTTCGACAAGGATGTGTGGCTTTCCTATTCCATCCGGATCGCGCCGGGGGCGATCAGCCAGATGTCCCCAACCGATTTTTGTTACCTCGGCCAGTTCCATGCAACCGAGGATTCGGGTGAAATGAGCACGGGCCCGGTATTGGGCGTACGTTTAGAAGGTGGTGATAAAATAGCCGTTTATACCGCTTCCAGCACCCAAAACCCGATCAAGACGGCACCAACCTATATCAAACGCGCCATCGGCACATTTACACGCGGACAGTGGCACAGGATTGTCATGCGCATCCGCTTTTCGCCCACCAGGGGTCAGCTGCAATGGTGGCAGAACGGGCAGGAGATGGTAAATGTATCCAATATCGGCATCGGCTATGTGGACAAGCTCGGTCCTTACTGGAAGTTTGGTATTTACCGGATGGCAAAGCCCGAAACGCTTGTGGTGGAGTATGCCAATATGGAGCTTTCGTATACCTCGTCGCTTTATGGACGGGTTTCAAAGCCGCTGACGATTGCCTGA
- a CDS encoding sensor histidine kinase has protein sequence MYGLVEDHCTFKTVPNPQARGPALSGMMFYTIISNTVNATIEMYITDATLARDIQRVQQIPIVSTLLNVICEVTGLGFAAVARVTSEKWITCSVHDNMELGMLAGSELPVETTICDQIRQVRQPVIIENLDESLAYADDPILVSNGVKSYISYPIVLRSGEFFGTLCAFGREPKKLTGIRTTGLFTAFAELVALQLQQQDVLEATRDKVKGLSVQLSDSTDENRQYRHISTHSLQEPLRKIRVFSGMLVDALQENDVKKASDLSVRINTSATRFSEMIKNLSDFSFLTEDQQTFSLVDLEDTVSMVLTQLRPQIRLSGASVEVARLPVVRANASQMEQLFYHILGNAIKFAKPGTPLAVSVSSCKIYGTHLDGEYHPNRQFVEIRINDNGVGIPETQLENIFDMFSKLPSTVIRREGEGFGLTFSRRIVRNHSGTIRIKSEVGSGTSVRIVLPALD, from the coding sequence ATGTATGGTTTGGTTGAGGATCATTGTACTTTCAAAACCGTGCCAAATCCGCAGGCGCGGGGCCCGGCGCTCTCAGGTATGATGTTTTATACGATCATCAGCAATACCGTCAACGCCACTATTGAGATGTACATTACAGATGCTACCCTGGCCCGCGATATTCAGCGCGTGCAGCAAATTCCGATTGTTTCTACATTGCTGAATGTAATCTGCGAGGTTACCGGGCTCGGTTTCGCCGCCGTAGCACGGGTTACGTCCGAAAAGTGGATCACCTGCAGTGTGCATGATAATATGGAGCTGGGCATGCTTGCCGGCTCCGAGCTCCCCGTCGAGACCACCATTTGCGACCAGATCCGCCAGGTACGGCAACCCGTGATCATTGAAAACCTGGACGAAAGCCTGGCGTACGCGGACGATCCCATTCTCGTGAGCAATGGTGTAAAAAGCTATATCTCTTATCCCATTGTGCTGCGGTCGGGTGAGTTCTTCGGAACCTTATGTGCATTCGGCCGGGAGCCGAAAAAACTGACCGGGATCAGGACGACCGGACTTTTTACTGCATTTGCCGAGCTCGTCGCCTTGCAGTTACAGCAGCAGGATGTACTCGAAGCCACCAGGGACAAGGTGAAAGGGTTGAGTGTGCAGCTGAGTGATTCTACGGACGAAAACCGCCAGTACCGCCATATTTCCACGCATTCCCTGCAGGAACCTTTGCGAAAAATCAGGGTTTTCAGCGGCATGCTGGTGGATGCACTTCAGGAAAATGATGTAAAGAAGGCCAGTGACCTTTCTGTGCGTATCAATACAAGTGCAACCCGGTTTAGCGAAATGATCAAAAACCTGTCTGATTTCTCGTTCCTGACGGAGGATCAGCAAACGTTTTCATTGGTCGATTTGGAAGATACGGTTTCCATGGTCCTCACGCAGCTGCGTCCTCAGATCCGCTTATCCGGTGCCAGCGTCGAGGTAGCGCGCCTGCCGGTGGTGAGGGCAAATGCATCCCAGATGGAGCAGCTGTTTTACCACATTCTCGGTAATGCGATCAAATTTGCCAAACCCGGTACCCCGCTCGCAGTCAGCGTAAGCAGCTGTAAAATATACGGAACGCACCTGGACGGCGAGTACCACCCCAACAGGCAGTTTGTTGAAATTAGGATCAATGATAATGGGGTAGGAATTCCCGAGACCCAGCTCGAAAATATTTTCGATATGTTTTCAAAGCTTCCTTCTACCGTGATCCGCCGGGAAGGAGAGGGGTTCGGGCTTACGTTCAGCAGAAGGATTGTGCGTAATCATTCCGGTACCATCCGCATCAAGTCCGAAGTAGGGAGCGGTACCTCCGTACGGATCGTACTACCCGCCCTCGACTGA
- a CDS encoding glycosyltransferase family 92 protein has product MNILTSLFSKFFAKNNTHISPEHYVSVCCIVKDENNYLEEWIRYHQKIGVSNFYIYDNGSKIPVRETIKELNLDRVVAVIDIPGKNKHVKAYQHCLDKFGSYSQWIAFIDVDEFIVPKTNEGSLVQFLKNYEDFGGLGVSWLIFGSAGHIQKPAGSQLRNFTKRSDLNFLPNTHIKSIVQPRFVASAFKSHCFKYKPGYDCVNEHQKVIDGATTEPSVDTIQLNHYYCRSLEEYHEKITRGISDTKRARKIEEFNYHDAGSNAIEDREILKILDQKEA; this is encoded by the coding sequence ATGAACATTTTAACCAGTTTATTTTCTAAGTTTTTTGCAAAGAACAATACACATATAAGTCCGGAGCATTATGTCTCTGTATGTTGTATTGTAAAGGACGAAAATAATTACCTTGAAGAATGGATCCGATACCACCAGAAAATTGGTGTTTCCAATTTTTATATTTATGATAACGGAAGTAAAATACCAGTTCGTGAAACAATTAAAGAATTAAACCTTGATCGGGTAGTAGCTGTTATTGATATCCCCGGAAAAAACAAGCATGTAAAAGCATATCAGCATTGCCTGGATAAGTTTGGCAGTTATTCTCAATGGATTGCGTTTATTGATGTAGATGAATTTATTGTACCCAAAACCAATGAGGGAAGCCTGGTACAATTCCTGAAAAATTATGAAGATTTTGGAGGCTTGGGAGTTTCCTGGCTGATATTTGGATCTGCCGGTCACATTCAGAAGCCTGCCGGCTCGCAATTACGGAATTTTACAAAACGGTCAGACCTGAATTTCTTGCCCAACACCCATATCAAATCAATTGTGCAGCCCCGGTTTGTTGCATCCGCATTCAAATCGCACTGCTTCAAATATAAGCCCGGCTATGATTGTGTTAATGAACATCAGAAAGTCATCGATGGTGCGACCACGGAACCGAGTGTGGATACGATACAGCTGAACCATTATTATTGCCGCTCACTCGAAGAATACCATGAAAAGATCACGCGGGGAATCAGCGACACGAAAAGAGCGCGCAAAATTGAAGAGTTTAATTACCATGACGCAGGATCAAATGCGATTGAAGACCGCGAAATTCTGAAAATACTCGATCAGAAGGAAGCCTGA
- a CDS encoding helix-turn-helix domain-containing protein: MHHLETEPPGELREIIRCFWYDKKEFGPADGDFEVVPDGFAEIIFYFGSLSGISQKGTLEPLPSPFMIGLLQQPAHFQTRGSLEILGVRCFPWTIFELLGLPAGGGGVRTFDHPMAGLQPILASEVAAGRINQALALLHSYFLNERLRITQNNLLSKAGKALRNAKGTLPVGEIAAAAHATVRTLERNFKHSSGQTVKDVSSLTRFEQARNELLLNPDVSLASLAHELGYTDQSHFSREFKRFCGMTPGTFARNARTNKRM, translated from the coding sequence ATGCACCATCTAGAAACCGAACCACCTGGTGAGCTGCGCGAGATCATCAGGTGTTTTTGGTACGATAAAAAGGAATTTGGTCCGGCAGACGGTGATTTCGAGGTGGTACCTGACGGCTTTGCCGAGATCATCTTCTATTTCGGAAGTCTGAGCGGTATTTCTCAAAAAGGAACGTTGGAACCCCTGCCATCACCATTTATGATCGGGCTGCTGCAACAGCCTGCTCATTTTCAAACCCGGGGCTCGCTGGAAATCCTGGGTGTGCGCTGTTTTCCGTGGACGATTTTTGAATTACTGGGCCTTCCCGCGGGAGGTGGTGGTGTGCGAACGTTTGATCATCCGATGGCCGGATTGCAACCGATCCTTGCCAGCGAAGTAGCGGCCGGACGCATCAATCAGGCACTTGCATTACTCCATAGTTACTTCCTGAACGAACGATTACGAATTACCCAAAACAACCTGCTTTCGAAAGCGGGCAAAGCCCTGCGCAATGCAAAGGGTACACTCCCGGTGGGCGAGATAGCAGCGGCGGCACACGCCACGGTGCGCACGCTGGAAAGAAACTTCAAACATTCATCGGGCCAAACGGTAAAGGATGTATCCTCCCTCACCCGTTTCGAGCAGGCAAGAAATGAGCTGCTGCTGAATCCTGACGTAAGTCTTGCAAGCCTCGCCCATGAGCTTGGCTATACAGATCAATCTCACTTCAGCAGAGAGTTCAAGCGCTTCTGCGGCATGACGCCGGGTACATTTGCCCGCAATGCCAGGACAAACAAACGCATGTAG
- a CDS encoding asparaginase — MDYKMIYINPVSPEPPIGSVLVIYTGGTLGMVYESKGRQLVPFNFEEMISRVPEISRLHFEITFLSLPDPIDSSNVNPAIWVELAGIIGEHYHRYDSFVILHGTDTMAYTASALSYLLEGLNKPVILTGAQLPIGVARSDARENIITALELAAARDDRGHPVISEVCIYFNSRLLRGNRSKKRESSDFNAFHSANYPALANAGVHIEYNLPYIRPCNPGATLTIHKQLDNRVAFLKLFPGISPLVTGAILNIAGLRGVVMETYGAGNAPTNPWFLDALRSAMDAGVIIFNVTQCEGGRVAQGHYQTSKYLDQLGVVSGSDITAEAAVTKMMYVFGREPERNQCIEMLARPLCGEMSI, encoded by the coding sequence ATGGATTATAAAATGATCTACATTAACCCCGTTTCGCCTGAACCGCCAATCGGTTCGGTGCTGGTGATCTACACGGGTGGCACGCTGGGTATGGTGTACGAAAGCAAGGGCCGCCAGCTCGTACCCTTCAACTTTGAAGAGATGATCAGCCGTGTGCCGGAGATCAGCAGGCTGCATTTTGAAATAACCTTCCTGTCACTTCCCGACCCGATCGATTCGTCCAATGTGAATCCTGCGATCTGGGTGGAGCTTGCCGGGATCATCGGCGAGCATTACCACCGGTACGACAGCTTTGTGATCCTGCACGGAACCGATACCATGGCCTATACGGCCTCGGCTCTCAGCTACCTGCTCGAAGGGCTTAACAAGCCCGTTATCCTCACCGGTGCCCAGTTGCCGATTGGTGTGGCCCGGTCCGATGCGCGTGAAAATATCATTACTGCACTGGAACTCGCCGCAGCCCGGGACGACCGCGGGCATCCGGTTATTTCCGAAGTATGCATTTACTTCAACTCACGGCTGCTTCGGGGCAATCGTTCCAAAAAGCGCGAAAGCTCCGATTTCAATGCATTTCACTCGGCCAATTATCCGGCCCTAGCCAATGCAGGTGTGCACATCGAGTATAATCTTCCCTACATCAGGCCCTGCAATCCGGGCGCAACACTTACGATTCACAAGCAGCTCGACAACCGGGTGGCTTTTCTGAAACTGTTCCCGGGGATCAGCCCGCTGGTTACAGGAGCGATCCTGAATATAGCCGGGCTGCGTGGGGTTGTAATGGAAACTTACGGTGCGGGCAATGCACCTACAAATCCCTGGTTTCTGGACGCACTCAGGAGCGCAATGGACGCCGGTGTTATCATTTTTAATGTAACCCAATGTGAGGGCGGGCGCGTAGCACAGGGGCACTATCAAACCAGCAAGTACCTCGACCAGCTGGGAGTGGTCAGCGGGTCGGACATTACGGCAGAAGCAGCTGTCACCAAAATGATGTACGTGTTTGGGAGAGAGCCGGAGCGGAATCAATGCATTGAAATGCTTGCCCGGCCGCTTTGCGGGGAAATGAGTATCTGA
- a CDS encoding glycosyltransferase: MSIAGTIQVSILVAARNEEQHIARCLRSLDALNFPKDAIEILIGDDDSEDATALVVQEFIRDKPWFRYLKIAARSHGLEGKANVLAQLAREAKGRYFFFCDADIAVPPTWASTMLTHFAEGAGVVVGVTRMTQKHLLADFLSVEWLLVLGLVRLAARFKIPVTGMGNNMAVSREAYFGVGGYEQLGFSIIEDYALFMAVVHRGFDFQIGYETRLLNISEPVNSIGELLRQRKRWVQGVMKSFVSFKWNIILSALIVPLLLVLAIWMPCIAGSALLVHYLMVTAAAVVCVGYLKQKDLYLPAVLFWFYMSAIMAAMLMLHILPGKAIWKGREYQ, encoded by the coding sequence TTGAGTATTGCAGGTACTATTCAGGTGAGCATTCTGGTGGCAGCCCGAAATGAAGAACAGCACATTGCACGCTGTCTCCGTTCGCTGGATGCGCTGAATTTTCCCAAAGATGCCATTGAGATACTCATTGGCGACGACGATTCCGAAGACGCTACTGCGCTGGTGGTGCAAGAATTTATCCGGGATAAACCCTGGTTCAGGTACCTGAAAATTGCTGCGCGCTCGCATGGGCTGGAAGGGAAAGCCAACGTACTGGCACAACTCGCCCGGGAGGCAAAGGGTCGGTATTTCTTTTTTTGTGATGCCGATATTGCCGTTCCACCGACGTGGGCATCCACCATGCTTACCCATTTTGCAGAAGGTGCCGGGGTGGTTGTAGGAGTTACCCGGATGACGCAAAAGCACCTGCTGGCCGATTTCCTTTCGGTAGAATGGTTGCTCGTGCTGGGCCTCGTGCGGCTGGCTGCCAGGTTCAAAATTCCGGTTACGGGCATGGGCAATAACATGGCCGTGTCACGAGAAGCTTATTTTGGGGTGGGAGGCTATGAGCAGCTCGGGTTTTCCATTATCGAGGACTATGCATTGTTTATGGCTGTGGTACACCGGGGCTTTGACTTTCAGATCGGGTATGAGACCAGGCTCCTCAATATTTCTGAACCGGTCAACAGCATCGGTGAGTTGCTCCGGCAGCGCAAGCGCTGGGTTCAGGGCGTGATGAAATCTTTTGTCAGTTTCAAATGGAACATCATTTTGTCTGCGCTGATTGTTCCACTGCTGCTGGTGCTGGCTATCTGGATGCCCTGCATTGCAGGCAGTGCGCTCCTGGTGCATTACCTGATGGTCACAGCCGCGGCGGTTGTTTGTGTTGGTTATTTAAAGCAAAAAGACCTTTACCTTCCTGCAGTCCTTTTCTGGTTTTATATGAGCGCCATCATGGCCGCCATGCTGATGCTGCATATTCTGCCGGGAAAAGCAATCTGGAAAGGCAGGGAATATCAATAA
- a CDS encoding FAD-dependent oxidoreductase, translating to MLILNKQIAIVGGGPGGLTLARLLQMNGANVKVFERDINRNARVQGSPLDMHKQSGLKALIRAGLLETFKKHYRVGADRKTIVNENANVLFTTPLIQASNDFNDENFHPEIDRGTLRDLLLQSLEPDTVVWNSQFISMIKQKSGWLLHFGNGKTFYADIVIAADGANSKIRPYITDTKPVYSGITMIEGHVHDAKNTLPNIHALINDGALLAFGNERNLFMGLKSDGDLTFYTSFKATENWYSNAGLDYNNSSEMLNWFRKDYITWSKIWYPLFENAATPFVPRPIYCMPPDHTWKSLPNLTMLGDAAHVMPPSAGEGANMAMLDAVELCDCLSKEGHPDLQTAIAIFEQNMQRRASEMARVSLANGEWMHSPGSLDKMLAMFGAA from the coding sequence ATGTTGATACTAAATAAACAAATAGCCATCGTAGGCGGTGGACCCGGCGGATTAACTTTGGCCAGACTTTTACAAATGAACGGAGCGAACGTAAAAGTATTCGAGCGGGATATTAACCGGAATGCACGCGTGCAGGGTTCACCGTTAGATATGCATAAACAATCCGGATTGAAAGCGCTGATCAGGGCGGGTCTTCTGGAAACATTCAAAAAACATTACCGCGTCGGCGCGGATCGCAAGACCATTGTTAATGAAAACGCCAATGTACTTTTTACCACTCCATTAATACAGGCAAGTAATGATTTTAACGATGAGAATTTTCATCCTGAAATTGACAGGGGAACATTGCGGGATCTGCTGCTGCAATCATTAGAACCAGATACTGTTGTCTGGAACAGCCAGTTTATTTCCATGATCAAACAAAAGTCGGGCTGGTTGCTGCATTTCGGAAATGGTAAAACATTTTATGCAGACATTGTCATTGCAGCAGATGGCGCGAACTCTAAAATCCGACCATACATTACCGATACAAAACCAGTTTATTCAGGCATTACCATGATCGAAGGTCATGTACATGATGCAAAAAATACATTACCCAATATCCACGCCCTGATCAATGACGGTGCACTCCTGGCTTTTGGAAATGAAAGAAATTTATTCATGGGCCTGAAAAGTGATGGCGATCTTACCTTTTACACGAGTTTTAAAGCAACTGAAAACTGGTATAGCAATGCCGGACTTGACTATAATAATAGCAGTGAAATGCTGAATTGGTTTAGAAAAGATTATATAACATGGAGTAAAATATGGTATCCATTATTTGAAAATGCGGCAACTCCATTTGTTCCCCGCCCTATTTACTGTATGCCGCCTGATCATACCTGGAAGTCACTGCCCAACCTGACCATGCTTGGTGATGCTGCTCATGTGATGCCTCCGTCAGCCGGCGAAGGAGCTAATATGGCCATGCTGGATGCCGTGGAATTATGCGATTGCCTGTCCAAGGAAGGCCATCCCGACCTACAAACTGCCATCGCTATTTTTGAACAGAACATGCAGCGGCGAGCCTCGGAAATGGCCCGGGTGTCGCTGGCAAACGGAGAATGGATGCACAGCCCCGGCTCGCTTGACAAAATGCTGGCCATGTTTGGGGCAGCCTAG